The sequence CAGCTGCGGCACTTCCTCCACCTTCACGCCCGCATACAGCATGGCGGCGATCAGCGCTTCGTTGCGGACGCGTTGGAAGACGGTCGACTCGTTCGCGACGACGTCCAGCAGCGCCGCTTCCTCCTCAGGCGTCAGCCATCTAGGGGGTTCGTCCTTCTTCGACGCCGGCAACCGCAGCCGCCGGGCGAAGTTGTCGCCGGCGAGGCCGTGCGACTGCGCCCACTTGAAGAACGTGCTGAGCGTCGAGACGGACTTGTTGACGGTCGCGGTCTTCATGCCGCGGCCGACGAGCGCGTCCCGGTATTCGGAGAACGCGGCTTGCGACAGCTCGGACAGCCCGGCGTTCCGGACGGAACACCACCCGAGGAAGCCTACGGCTTCGTGGACGTACGCTTTAATCGTGTTTTCTTCTTTCCCCTGGCTCTTCAGGTACTGTCGGTACGACTCTATGATCGAATCCATGCATGCGCGCCGGCCTCTCCGTTGTAGTCTCTCTTATTATAAGAACGCAACCGTTCCGGCGCAATCGCGCGACGGGGCTCTTCCCAATTCGGCGGGATTCGTGTATGGTAAGGGTCGAAGAATGGTTGCGGAGGTGTCGGCATGAGCGAGAGGCTGCCGATCGAAGAAGCGCTGCCCGCCTTGAAGAAGGCGCTGGCCGCCGGCCCGAACGCGGTCGTGACGGCGCCGCCGGGCGCGGGCAAGACGACGGTGGTGCCGCTTGCGCTGCTGTCGGAGCCGTGGGCGGGAGGCGGGCGCATCGTCATGCTGGAGCCGCGGCGAATCGCGGCGCGCGGGGCGGCGCGGCGCATGGCGTCGCTGCTCGGCGAACGCGCCGGCGAGACGGTCGGCTACCGGACGAAGGGGGACACGAAGGTCGGTCCCCGCACGCGCGTCGAGGTCGTCACGGAAGGCGTCCTGACGCGGATGCTGCAGCAGGATCCGGCGCTGGACGGCGTCGCGTGCGTCCTGTTCGACGAGTTCCATGAGCGGAGCGTGCACGCCGACCTCGGGCTCGCCTTGGCGCTGCAGTCGCAGGGGCTGTTCCGAGACGACCTGCGGCTCGTCGTCATGTCGGCGACGATCGAGGCCGACGCGGCGGCCCGGCTGCTCGGCGGCTGCGCCGTCGTGCGCAGCGAAGGGCGGATGTATCCGGTAGAGACGCGGTACGAGGAGCGGCGAACCGAGCTGTCGGTCGAACGACGCGCGGCGGCGACCGTGAAGGAGGCGCTGTTGCGGCATCCGGAGGGCGATGCCCTTGTGTTTTTGCCGGGCGGGCGGGAAATTCGCCGCACGGCCGGCGAGCTGGAGCGGCTCGGCCTGCCGTCGGGCGTTCGCGTCGCCCCGTTGTACGGGGCGCTGTCGCCCGAGGAGCAGGACGCGGCGATCGCGCCCGCCCGACCGGGCGAACGGAAGGTCGTGCTCGCGACGAGCATCGCGGAGACGAGCCTTACCGTCGAGGGCGTACGGATCGTCGTCGACTCGGGACTCAGCCGGGTGCCGCGGTATTCGCCGCGGACGGGATTGACGGCGCTCGAGACGACGGCGGTGACGGTCGCCTCGGCCGATCAGCGGCGCGGCCGCGCCGGCCGGGTCGCCCCTGGCGTCTGCTACCGGCTGTGGACGGAGGAGGAGCACCGGCGGCTCGAGCCGTTCGGCGAACCGGAGATTCTCGCGACGGACGCGACGCCGCTCGCGCTCGAGCTCGCCGTCTGGGGCGTTCGCGACCCGCTGGAGCTCTCCTGGCTCGACCCGCCGCCGGAAGGCGCCTACAAGCAGGCTGTCGACCTGCTGCAGCGCCTCGGAGCGCTGGACGCGCGGGGCGTCGTCACGCCGGAGGGCCGCCGCATGGCGGAGCTCGGCATGCACCCGCGGCTCGCGCATATGACGCTGCGCGCGATGGAGAACGGGCGCGGGGACCTCGCCTGCGAGTTGGCGACGCTGCTCGAGGAGCGCGACGCGCAGTCGCCCGGCGGCGCCGATATGCGCTTGCGCGTCGAGGCGCTGCGCCGGGGCGCGACGCCCGCGGCGGCGAAGCAGCGCGAGGAGGCGGCGCGCCGGATGCGGGACGCCGGCGTCGTTCGGGACGGCCGCCCGACGGCGGCCGCCGACTCGGGCGAGCTGCTCGCGCTCGCGTTCCCGGACCGCGTCGCGATGCGGCGCGCGAACGGCAAATACGTGCTCGCCGGCGGGCGCGGCGCGGAATTCGCGGGGGACGAGCCGCTCTCCCGCGAGACGTTCCTCGCGATCGCCGAGCTTGACGGCGCAGGCGTCGACAGCCGCATCCGGTCGGCGGCGCCGTTAAGCGCGGAAGCGCTCCGGCGCGTCTGCGCGGACCGGATCCGCACGGAGGACGACGTCTATTGGGACGCCGCGTCGGCCTCGGTCCGCGCGCGTCGGCGGACGACGCTCGACGCGATCGCGCTCGAGGAGACGCCGGCGGCGTCGCCCGATCCGGAACGCGTGAGGGACGCGCTGCTCCGCGGCATCGCGGAGACCGGACTGCAGCTGCTGCCGTGGACGAAGGCGGCGGACCAATTCCGCAAGAGGCTCTTGTTTCTCCGTATGCATGCGGGCGAGGAATGGCCGGACGTCTCCGACGAACGCTTGCTCGAGACGCTGCCGGACTGGCTAGGATCTTATGTCTTCGGCATGAAGTCGAAGGGCGATCTCGAGCGCGTGCGTCTCGTCGAAGCGCTCGAGGCGTCGCTCTCCTGGGAGCAGCGCCGCCGGATGGACGAATGGGCGCCGACGCATCTGACCGTGCCGAGCGGCTCGAGGCTGGCCGTCGATTACGGCGACCCGGACGCGCCTGCGTTGTCCGCGAAGCTGCAGGAGTTGTTCGGTTGGGCCGAAACGCCGCGTATCGGAGGGGGCCGGGTGCCGGTGACGATCCGCCTGCTGTCGCCGGCCCAGCGGCCCGTGCAAATTACGAGAGATCTGGCCAATTTCTGGCGCGAGACGTACTTCGAGATTAAGAAGGACCTGAAGGGACGATATCCGAAGCATTACTGGCCGGACGACCCGACCGCGGCGATCGCGACGCGCGGGACGCGGCCGAAGATACCTCAAGGCGACTAGGAGGGACTCCGAAACCTATGGAAACGACGATTTTCGAACAGCTCGGAGGAGAGGCGGCGATCGGAAAGCTCGTCGACGCGTTCTACGACCGCGTCGTACGCGACCCGAAGCTGTCGCCGCTGTT is a genomic window of Paenibacillus antri containing:
- a CDS encoding tyrosine-type recombinase/integrase, with translation MDSIIESYRQYLKSQGKEENTIKAYVHEAVGFLGWCSVRNAGLSELSQAAFSEYRDALVGRGMKTATVNKSVSTLSTFFKWAQSHGLAGDNFARRLRLPASKKDEPPRWLTPEEEAALLDVVANESTVFQRVRNEALIAAMLYAGVKVEEVPQLPIGALRGGELDVYDDGVRVRTVPLSPFAFAKLDAWLRLRLASAKEVHVLSDALFVTERSGKMQPRAVQFVIETYSDKLGIPLSSQSLRNTFCRRLAEQGVPVERLKALAGHKTLLTTWKYYRQENKG
- the hrpB gene encoding ATP-dependent helicase HrpB — protein: MSERLPIEEALPALKKALAAGPNAVVTAPPGAGKTTVVPLALLSEPWAGGGRIVMLEPRRIAARGAARRMASLLGERAGETVGYRTKGDTKVGPRTRVEVVTEGVLTRMLQQDPALDGVACVLFDEFHERSVHADLGLALALQSQGLFRDDLRLVVMSATIEADAAARLLGGCAVVRSEGRMYPVETRYEERRTELSVERRAAATVKEALLRHPEGDALVFLPGGREIRRTAGELERLGLPSGVRVAPLYGALSPEEQDAAIAPARPGERKVVLATSIAETSLTVEGVRIVVDSGLSRVPRYSPRTGLTALETTAVTVASADQRRGRAGRVAPGVCYRLWTEEEHRRLEPFGEPEILATDATPLALELAVWGVRDPLELSWLDPPPEGAYKQAVDLLQRLGALDARGVVTPEGRRMAELGMHPRLAHMTLRAMENGRGDLACELATLLEERDAQSPGGADMRLRVEALRRGATPAAAKQREEAARRMRDAGVVRDGRPTAAADSGELLALAFPDRVAMRRANGKYVLAGGRGAEFAGDEPLSRETFLAIAELDGAGVDSRIRSAAPLSAEALRRVCADRIRTEDDVYWDAASASVRARRRTTLDAIALEETPAASPDPERVRDALLRGIAETGLQLLPWTKAADQFRKRLLFLRMHAGEEWPDVSDERLLETLPDWLGSYVFGMKSKGDLERVRLVEALEASLSWEQRRRMDEWAPTHLTVPSGSRLAVDYGDPDAPALSAKLQELFGWAETPRIGGGRVPVTIRLLSPAQRPVQITRDLANFWRETYFEIKKDLKGRYPKHYWPDDPTAAIATRGTRPKIPQGD